CGAGGCGGCCCGCAACGCGGCGGTGCTGAACGCCGATGCGCGGCGGCAGGCCACCATCGCCGCCGCCCAGGCCGAAGCCGAGCAGGCGCGGCTCACAGGTGAGGGCGAGCGGGCCCGGCGGGCGGCGCTTGCCGAGGCGAACGCGATCGAGGGCGCCAAGGAGGGTGAGGCAGAGCAGCGGCGGCGCTCCGCGATCGCCGAGGCGGTCGAGCGCGAGGGTACGGCCGAGGCGGCGGCGATCCTGGCGAAGGGTGAGGCCGAGGCCGACGCGATGGCCCGCAAGGCCGAGGCGTTCGCGGCGTACGGAGAGGCTGCGGTGCTGGACCTGCTGGTCAAGGTGCTGCCGCAGGTGGTCGAGGCGGCGAGCGCTCCGATCGGGGCGATCGACAAGATGACTGTCATCTCCACCGATGGCGCGTCGTCGCTGACGAAGTCGGTGGCCGGCAACGTCGCCCAGGGGCTTCAGCTCGGCAGCGACCTGACCGGCATCGACCTGGCCGGCCTGCTGGCACGGCTGGGCTCGGCGTCCACTCCGGGCAACGGCACGTCGACAGGCAAGGGCGCGGTCTCCGTGGACGGGACGGCAGTCGAGACGCGCTGACCGCGGTACGCCGACGGGCGTCACTCCCTGCTCGGGGGTGGCGCCCGTCGGCGTACGGGGTGGCTTCGTTCGATTCCGGTTCGGACTGATCACGACTGACGCGAGCCCTTGACTCCCGTGAAACATCCCGCCAAGATCTGACAACGTTGTCATCTCTGGAGGCGCGATGCCCGAGCAATCCCCCATCTCACGGCGAACCTTCCTCTCCGCCGGAGCCACGCTGCTCGCGTCGGTCGGCGTGACCGCTGCCCTACCGGACGCCGCTCTCGCCGCGCCCGCGCCCCAGCCGGCCGCCGACCTCGCCCGGTACCGCCCGGTGGCGGTCTCCTCGACGGACTACGCGCCGACGCCCGGCACGTTCGCCGTGGATGGTCTGCCGCAGGTCGGCGTGCGTGGCAGTGGCTGGCGGGCCGCCCCCGGCGATCCTCAGTGGATCTCGGTGGACCTGCAGACGCTGTGCCGGATCGAGGCGGTCACCCTGGTCTTCGAGGCCACGCTCAGCGACGGCCCGTTCGATGGCAACTACACCGACACCGACGGCGACGAGATCCTTTCCAGCGCCGCGACGGCGTACCGGATCGAGGTCTCCACCGACGGCCGCGAGTGGCGGTCGGTGTACGAAACCAGCGAGGGCCAGGGCGGCACCCAGGCCATCAAGCTTGCCGAACCGGTGACCGCGCGCTGGATCCGGATGACCTCCACCAAGCGCTCGAACAGCAACCCGGTCGGCCTCAACGGCTTCCAGGTGTACGGCGTCGCCCTCTCGGGCCGCCCGGCGGCCGAGGGCTGGACCAGTTGGGAACGCGGCAACACCGGGCCGGTGCCCGAGCTGAAGGTGGCCGCCGACGGCACGGTCCCGCTGGAGTCTGGCTGGTCGCTGACGATTGACGACTTCGCTGGCACCGCCGACGGCGCCGAGCTCTCCCGCGCCGGCGTGGACGTGCGGTCCTGGCTGCCGGCGACGGTGCCCGGCACCGTGCTGGGCACCCTCGTCGACCAGGGCCACCTGCCCGACCCCGTCGCCGGCTTCAACAACATGCGCATCCCGGAGGCGCTGTCCCGGCACACCTGGTGGTACCGGCGTGCGCTGCGCCTGCCGCGCGGCCTCGACATGTCGGCCGGTCGCCGGATCTGGTTGGAGTTCGACGGCATCAACCACGAGGCCACCGCCTGGGTCAACGGCGTGCGGGTCGGCAGCGTCGCGCACCCGTTCGCACGGGCGGCCTTCGACATCACCGACGCCCTGGCCGGTCACCGCGAGCACGTCCTCGCCGTCCATGTCACCCCGATGCCCCACCCCGGCACCCCCGGCGACAAGGGCACCGACGGCCGTACCTTCCTCCAGTCGGCCCACCACTACCTGGACGCGCCGACCTACCTGGCGGTGTCCGGCTGGGACTGGATGCCCGCCGTCCGGGACCGGGTCACCGGTCTGTGGGACCACGTCCGGCTGCGCAGCACCGGCGCTGTGGTCGTCGGCGACCCGCACGTCCAGACCACGCTGCCCGACCTGCCGGGCACCGGCACGGCCGAGGTCACCATCAGGGTGCCGGTGCGCAACGCGGCGGCAACCGCGACCACTGTCACCGTCCGCGCCGAGTTCGACAAGGTACGCGTCGAGTCCACGGTCACCGTCCCCGCCGGCGGCGACACGACCGTCACCTTCGCACCGGACCGATTCGGTGCGCTGCGCCTGCGCAACCCCCGGCTGTGGTGGCCAAACGGCTACGGCGACCCGCACCTGTACGACCTGTCGCTCACCGCCACCGTCAAGCGCTCGGTCAGCGACCGGCGGCAGCTCCGCTTCGGCATCCGCGAGTTCGACTACGACTGGCACCAGCCGATCGTCATATCGCCGCCCGGCAAGCCGCCCCTGGAGTTCGTCGACGGCGCCGCCACCCAGACGGTCACCTTCGACCGGCAGCACGCCCGGCACGTCCGCATCCAGGCCGGTCAGCGTGCCACCGGGTGGGGCATCTCGATGTTCTCGCTGTCGGTGGCCGACGGCACCGGCCCAGATCTCGCGCTGCGCCGGGAGGCGACCGCCTCCTCGACGGAGAACGACACGAACGTGGCCGCCAAGGCCGTCGACGGTGACCCGACGACGCGCTGGGCCTCCCAGGCCGAGGACAACCAGTGGATCCAGGTCGACCTCGGCGCGGCCGTCGACTTCGACCGGGTCACCATCTCGTGGGAGCAGGCGTACGCCCTCGACTACCGCGTCCAGGTCTCCACCGACGGCGGCGCCTGGACCGACGTGAAGTCGGTGAGCAACGACACCCCGCTCGGCAGTCGCGCCACCCAGGTCGAGACGTTCCCGAGCCAGACCGCCAGGCACCTGCGCATCCAGACCGGCGCCCGGGTGACCTCGTGGGGCGTGTCCATGTGGACGCTCTCGGTGCAACGCCAGGCCGAACCGACCGTCGACCTGGCCTTGGGCAGGACCGCCACCGCCTCGTCCTCCGACGGCGACTCGAACGGCCCGGAGCGCGCCGTCGACGGCAACCCGAGGACCCGCTGGTCGTCGAAATTCGAGGACAACCAGTGGATCCAGGTCGACCTCGGCTCGCCGGTCGCCTTCGACCAGGTCACCATCGTCTGGGAGCAGGCGTACGCCCGCGACTTCGTCATCCAGGTCTCCGACGACGGGCAGCGGTGGACCGACGTCAAGGCGGTCAGCAACGCCATCACCCAGCTCAAGATCAGCGTGAACGGTGTGCCGGTGTTCGCCCGGGGCGGCAACTGGGGCTGGGACGAGCTGCTGCGCCGGGTGCTGCCCGACCGGCTGGCCGACACGGTCGAGATGCACCGCGACATGAACTTCACGATGATCCGCAACTGGCTCGGCAGCAGCAACCGCGAGGAGCTGTACCAGGCCTGCGACGAGCAGGGCATCCTGGTGTGGAACGACTTCTGGCAGGCCGGGCAGTTCCTGCCCAACCCGCCCGGCTACGTGGACATCGCCGCCGACACCATCCGCCGGTTCCGGCACCACCCCAGCATCGTGGTCTGGTGCGGCGCCAACGAGGGCGACCCGCCGCCGATCGTCGACGCCGGGCTCAAGCACGCCGCCGCCACCGAGCACCCCGAGATCCTCTACATCCCCAACTCCGCCGGCGGCATCGTCAGCGGCCACGGCCCGTACCACTGGGTGGAACCGGGCACGTACAACAACCGGAACACGTACGACACCGGCGCCTTCGGCTTCCACACCGAGATCGGCATGCCGGTGATCCCGGTGGTCGAGAGCATGCGCAACCTCGTCGGCGACGCCCCGCAGTGGCCGATCAGCGAGGTGTGGAACTACCACGACTGGTCGACGATCGGTAACCAGCGCGTCGGCACGTACCAGGCCGCGATCGACGCGCGGCTCGGCGAGTCCGACTCGCTCGACGACTTCGCCGCCCGGGCGCAGTTCGTCAACTACGAGAGCCACCGCGCCATGTTCGAGGCGTGGAACGCCAACCTCTGGCAGGACGCCACCGGCTTGCTGCTGTGGATGTCGCACCCGGCCTGGCACAGCACGGTCTGGCAGACGTACGACTACGACCTCGACGTGAACGGCGCCTACTACGGTGCCCGCAAGGGCTGCGAGCCGCTGCACGTCCAGGCAGACCCGGGCACCTGGCAGGTGCGGGTGGTCAACCACACCACTGCGGCGCTCACCGGTGTCACGGTCACCGCCCGGCGTTACGACCTGAACGGCCGCGCTCTGGGCACGCCGCAGCGTCAGAAGGTGGACGTCGCGCGCTCGTCGACGACTGCCGTGTTCCCCCTCGCCGCACCGGACGGCGGCGGGCTGCACCTGGTCCGGTTGGAACTGCGCGACGACCGCGACCGACTGCTCACGGAGAACACCTACTGGCGCTACGACCAGGCCGAGCAGATGCGGGCGCTCAACGACCTGCCCAGGGCCCGCCTGTCGACGACGACAGGTGTCGTCCGCGTGGTGAACGGCCGTTCCACGGTCACCACGACGGTCCGGAACCAGGGGCGCGCGGTCGCCGCGCTGGTCCGGCTGGCTGTCCGCGACAAGCGGGGCAACCGAGTCCTGCCGGCGCGGTACGACGACAACTACTTCTGGCTCCTGCCGGGAGAGACGCGTCAGGTGCGGATCTCCTGGCCGGCACGGCCGAACCTGGCCCGTGCCGTCACGGTGACGGCCGAGGCGTACAACTAGGTGGTCCTGCTCGTGGTTGGTCGCCGACCCGCGTGGCGGTGTCGGCGACCAACCCGGCGGGTTACGTGATCAGGCCCTCGGCGCGGGCCCAGCGCAGCAGCTCGGCCTCGGCGGCGTCGCGATCCAGCGGGCCGTGCTCCAGACGCTGCTCCTTGAGGTGCTTCCAGGCACGCCCCACCACAGGCCCCGGCGGCACGCCGAGCAGCTCCATGATCGCGTTGCCGTCCAGGTCCGGGCGGACCCGGGCCAGGTCCTCCTCGGCGGCGATCCGGGCGATCCGATCCTCCAGCGCGTCGTAGTCGGCGGCGAGCTGGGCGGCCTTGCGACGGTTGCGGGTGGTGCAGTCCGAGCGGGTCAGCTTGTGCAGCCGGGGCAGCAGGTCACCGGCGTCGGCGACGTAGCGGCGCACCGCCGAGTCGGTCCACTCGCCCCGCCCGTACCCGTAGAAGCGCAGGTGCAGCGCCACCAGAGCGGTCACCTTCGCGGTGATCTCCTTGGGGTAGCGCATCGCCTTCATCCGGGCCTTCGTCAGCCGGGCGCCGACCACCTCGTGGTGGTGGAAGCTGACCCGACCGTCGGAGCCGACGGCCTTGGTCGCCGGCTTGCCCACGTCGTGCATGAGGGCGGCCATCCGCAGGATGAAATCGCAGCCCTCCTCCTCGAAGGAGACCGCGTTCTCGACGACTGTGAGCGTGTGCTCGTAGACGTCCTTGTGCTGGGCGTGCTCGTCGATCTCCAGCTTCAGGCCGGTCAGCTCCGGCAGGAACCGCTCGGCCAGCCCGGTGTCGACAAGCAGCCGCAGCCCGGTGATCGGGTCGGTGCCACAGAGCAGCTTGGTGAACTCGTCCCGCACCCGCTCGGCCGTGATCCGGTCCAGGTCGGCGGCCATCTCGGTCATCGCCGTGCGCACGTCCGGGTGCACGGCGAAGCGCAGCTGGGCGGCGAACCGGGCCGCCCGCAGCATCCGCAGGGGGTCGTCGCCGAACGACTCACCCGGGGTGCTCGGAGTACGGATGATCTTTGCCGAGAGGTCGTCCAGCCCACCGTGCGGATCGGTGAAGCGGTGCTCCGGCAGGCTGACGGCCATCGCGTTGATGGTGAAGTCCCGCCGCTTCAGGTCCTCGTCGAGGCTGGTGCCGTACACCACCACCGGGTTGCGACTGACCTGGTCGTACGACTCGGCGCGGAAGGTGGTGATCTCCAGCCGCAGGCCGTCGCGCTGGAGGCCGATGGTGCCGAACTCCCGGCCGGTCTCCCAGATCGACTCGGCCCAGCCCTTGATGATCCGCAGCGTCTCGTCGGGGTGCGCGTCGGTGCAGAAGTCCAGGTCGTCGCCGAGCCGGCCGAGCAGGGCGTCTCGCACCGAACCGCCCACCAGGTGCAGCTCGTGACCGGCGCGGACGAAGCGGCGGCCCAACTCGTCGGCGACCGGGGAGACCCGGAGCAGTTCGGCGACGGCGTTGCGCTGCGCGGCGGTGAGTTCGCGGCGGTCGGCGGCGTGAGGAGCGGAGGCTTCGGACATGGGATCGCCAGCTTATCGGGCCGAGGTGTGATCCGATCCGCCGGGCGTGGGTAACGGGCAGGGGTTGACTATGGTCTGTGACGTGCGGGTCGGTGCCCGGCTCGACGTACCCCTGGGAGGCTGGAGATGAGCGGCGGGCTCTACCGCAGCGCGAACGCCGCGCAGGACGGCGGTGCGGGAGCCGACGTCCGCCCCTCCGACGGCGCCACGTTCATTTCCGCCGAGCCACTCAACCAGCCGGCCATGGAGTCGACAGCCCCGCCACAGGAGCAGGTGGGCGAGGCGAGCGCCGCCGCCAACAGCGCGGTGATGGCGGTCGGCAGCCTGGTCAGCCGGGGTACGGGCTTCCTGCGCAACCTGGTCATCGCGGCGGCGCTCGGCGGCGCGCTTGTCGGTGACGCGTACACCACCGCACAGATCCTGCCCGGGATGGTCTACGAGTTCCTGCTCGGCGGCGTGCTCACAAGCGTGCTGATCCCGGTACTGGTGCGCCGCCGCAAGGTCGACGTCGACGGCGGTCAGGCGTACGCCCAGCGGCTGCTCACCCTCGCGGTGCTCGCCCTGGGGGTCGCGGCGCTGCTCGCGGTCGCCTTCGCCTCGACGCTTACCTGGCTCTACGGCAGCGGCCCGTCGAATGGCGATTATTCGCAGCTGGTCACGGGGCTGGCCCGCCTCATGCTGCCGATGATCTTCTTCTCCGGGTTGAGCGCGCTGATCAGCGCGGTGCTCAACACCCGGGGGCACTTCGCCGCCCCGATGTGGGCGCCGATCCTCAACAACCTCGTGGTGATCGGAACGGCGGGTCTCTACATCGCCGTGTTCGGCGCGGAGATCGTCCGTCCGGAGGAGATGACCACCGGACGGATCCTGCTGATCGGCGGTGGCACCCTGCTCGGCGTCGCGGTCCAGGCGGCGGGTCTGCTGCCGGCGCTGCGCAAGGTCGGCTTCCGCTGGAAGCTGCGCTTCGACTTCCGCGCGCTCGGCCTACGCGAGCTGGGCCGGCTCGGGGCGTGGATGATCTGCTACGTCGCCGTGAGCCAGGTCGGCCTCATCGTGCTGTTCAACCTGCTGAACCGGGCCGGCAAGGAGAACGCCGCCGGCCCGCTGATCTACAACAACGTCTTCCTGCTGCTGATGACCGCGCACGGCATCATCGCCGTCTCGATCATCACCGCGCTGATGCCCCGGATGAGCGCCGCCGCCGCCGACGGCCGGTACGCAGACGTCGCCGCCGACCTGTCGCGCGGCACCCGCACCGTCACGGCGGTCCTCGCCCCGATCGCGGTCTGCTACGCCGTCCTCGCCACCCCGATCGCGTTCACACTGTTCCGGTTCGGCGCGTTCAACGCCGACAACGCCACCGCCACCTCCGTCGTGCTGCTCGCGGCGGCGCTGGCGCTGGTCCCGTTCGCGGTGAGCCAGCTCTTCACCTTCGCCTTCTACGCCCTGCCGGACACCCGCACCCCCGCGCTGATCAACATTCCGGTGGTGGCGCTGCGGATCGGCGTGCAGGTCGTGCTCTTCGTGGCCTTCTCCGCCAGCTTCGCGGGCGCCGGGATGATGATCGGCAACGCGGTCTCCTATGTGGCGGCGGCGGTCGGCTCCGCCTGGCTGCTGCGCCCCCGGGTCGGGCGTATCGGCCTCGGGGAGATCATGCGTACGGCCGGTCGGGTCCTGGTCGCGGCGCTCGGCGCGGCGCTAATCGGTCTGCTGGTGGTCAAGCTGCTGCCCGGCGACGACACGCCGACCCGACTGCAGGCCATCGTTCAGCTCGTGATCGGTGGCGCGGTGATCGTCGGGACGTATCTGGGTCTCGCCATGGTGCTGCGGATCGGCGAGATCACCGAGGTGGTCGGCATGGTCCGCCGCCGCCTCGGCCGCTGACGGCGGGCTTTCCAGGCCAGAGGTGCCGGCCACACGGAACGTGACCACGGATCACCAGGCTGGGGACGCACCTGTGGATAACTCCGCGATTCGCCGGTCAGGAACCAGATCTGCCTGTGGATAACCAACCGTACGGATGAGCGTGCCTGTCCGATCGGAGGGAACGCGGCTGCTGGCGGGGGCGCCACGCGGGCGCGGCCCCGACGTCGGTCACTTGCAGTGAAGCCGTAGATTGAGCTAGTACATGTGCCAGCAACGTGGCTGACAACGGTCGTAACCGGACGACTTCCCCGACTCCCGGCACCCCGCCGGGTACGGCAAGAAGATGACATGTCGGGGAGACGGGCAACCCGGGTAAGGTCGCTCTCGACGGGTACGGCAGGCGCCGACGCTGCGCGTCGACACCGGTTGGCCGGTTCCTTCGACGGCAGAGCGGGAAGCCACATGCCCAGCAGTGCGGGTCCATCGATCGACACGATCACCGAGGGAGGACGGGTGACCCAGGTCGGCGAGGGTCAGGAGGCGGACGAGAGCGCTCCGCCGGTCATGACCTTCGGTGCTCCCACGGCCGGTGAAATCCTCGCCGAGCGTTACGAGCTGGTCGAGCACATCAACAACGACAGCGCGGGTCGGCTGGTCTGGCGCGGGGTCGACGTCATCCTGCGCCGCCCCGTCGCGGTGGTGCTGCGCTACCCGGGTGGCGACTCCGCCACCGAGATGCTCCAGGCCGCCGTCGCGGCCAGCCGGGTCATCCACCCCAACCTGGTCGGCGTCTACGACGCGATCGACGAGGCCGAGCGGGCGTACGTGGTCCGCGAGTGGGTGGACGGGCAGTCGTTGCGCGACCTGGCCGCCGAGGGTCCGCTGGACCCGGCGCGGGCCACCGCGATCGGCAACGCGGTCGCGAGCGCGCTCGCCGCGGTGCACGCCACCGGAATGGTGCACGGCAACGTCCACCCCGGCACCGTCATGATCAGCGACGAGGGCCGCGTGGTCCTGGCCGACGCGCGCACCGACGGCGACGACAGCCAGGAGAGTGACATCCGGGCGGTCGGCGGCGTCCTCTACTTCGCGCTGACCGGGCACTGGCCGCACGCCGAGGCACCGCTGCGCGGCGCCACCGCCGGCCACGGTCGGGCCGCCATCCCGGACGCGGTCCGCGACGCCGGCGGTGCCCTCGCGGCACCCCGCCAGGTTCGGGCCGGGGTGCCCGCATACCTGGACGACCTCACCATGGATCTGCTCGACGCCGAGATCGCGCCGCCGTCGTCCGACGTGCTGGCGGCCGAGTTGGCCAGGCTGGACGTGCCCGCCGAGGAGGAGCACTACCTCGACAACGGCGGGCCGCTGCGGTTCGCCGCCGACACCGAGGAAGAGCCGTCACCGCTGGCCGCGGCCGGTGGCCGCAAGGTCGCCATCGGCATCGCCGGCCTGCTGGCGGTCGCCCTGGTCGGCCTGCTCATCGGGATCAGCGCGCTCGGCGGCAAGGACAAGGACCCGCAGGACACCGCCGGGGCCACGCCCTCCGCCAGCGCTCCGGCCGGCGACGCCACCCCGGCCGCCGCCACGGTCCGCAACCTCCGCGTGCAGGACATCCGGATCATCGACCCGGACAGCAGCAAGCGCGACGAACTCGGCGACTCCAACAAGATCATCGACGGTGACAACGACAAGGGTTGGGAAACCGACCGCTACCCGAACGCCACGTACGGGAACCTCAAGGCCGGCATGGGTGTCTGGCTGGACCTGGGTTCACCGCACACGGTGAAGTCGGTGCAGGCCGTGCTGTCCGGTCGAGGCGCCACCGCGAAGCTGCTCGCCGGCACGGCCGGCTACCCGGCGACCTCCAACGGCGACAAGCAGATGGTGGCGAACTACAAGACCGAGATCGGTGTCCTCAAGGAGCACGACGGCACCACGATGACCTTCAACGGCTTCAACGCCGACCAGAAGTACCGCTATCTGCTGCTCTGGTTCACCGAGCTGCCGGCCATCGGCGACGAGGACGGCTTCCGGCTCGGCGTGCAGGAGATTACGGTCCAGGGTTCGTGATCCGGGCAGCACGATCCGGGCGCCGCATCCGCTGGACGTGGTGATGGACGGGCGCGACACGGCAACGGATCTTGAGCTGCTGCGCGCCCACGCCACCGGCGACCGGGACGCCTTTACCGTGCTGTTCCACAGGCACCGCGACCGGCTCTGGGCGGTGGCCCTGCGGACGCTCGGTGACCGCGAGGAGGCCGCCGACGCCCTCCAGGACGCCCTGCTGTCGGCACACCGGGCGGCCGGCCGCTTCCGCGGCGACTCCGCCGTCACCACGTGGCTGCACCGCATCGTGGTGAACGCGTGCCTGGACCGGATCCGACGCCGGCAGGCGCACCCCACAGTGCCGCTGCCCGACGGCAACCGGTCCGGCGACGGATCGGGCACCGGCGGTGTCGAGCCAGCCGCGCCCGCTCAGGACCACGACACCGCGCTTGTCGTCCGCGCGGCGCTCGCCGCGCTGCCGGTCGAGCAGCGGGCCGCCCTGGTGCTCGTGGACGTGCAGGGCTACCCGGTGGCCGAGGTGGCCCGCATCCTCGGTGTCGCCGAGGGGACGGTGAAGAGCCGGTGCGCCAGAGGTCGGGCCCGGATGGCGGTGCTGCTCGGGCATCTGCGGCCGGCGACGCCATCGCATCCCGCCCCGGCCGCCCGGATCGCGGACGTGCCCGGCGTCACGCCGGGGAACCCGCGCCCTGCCGAGGGCGTCGGATCGGGGTCGGTTCGGTACCGGCAGGACGCCAACCAGGAGGACGCGTGACGAACGAGGAGTTCAGGGAGGTCGACACCGACCTGCTCGCTGACTACCTCGGCGGCGCGTTGGACGGCACACCACAGCAGGCGGAGATCGCCCGGCTGGTCGACGCGGATCCGGCCTGGGCCGAGGCGTACGCCCTGCTGGCTCCCGCGGTGACGCAGGTCCGCGCCGAGCTGGCCCGCTGGGCCGAGCCCTCCCCTGAGCTGCCCCCCGCCGTCGCCGAACGGATCGCCGCTGCGCTGGCCACGGCGGACGCCCCGCCGGCCGACGCCCCGGCCGACGTACCCGTCACGCTCACCGGCGCCACCGGTTCGCCCGAGCCGGCCGCTCCCGCGACGCCTGTCGGTGTCCCCGCACAGGGCGGCCGTCGCCCCGGCAGTTCCGCACCTAGCGAGTCGGGGCGCGGCAGAGCCACCGGCCCGGGTCGCCGGCAGCGCCGCTGGGCCCGGACCG
The DNA window shown above is from Micromonospora lupini and carries:
- a CDS encoding discoidin domain-containing protein; this translates as MPEQSPISRRTFLSAGATLLASVGVTAALPDAALAAPAPQPAADLARYRPVAVSSTDYAPTPGTFAVDGLPQVGVRGSGWRAAPGDPQWISVDLQTLCRIEAVTLVFEATLSDGPFDGNYTDTDGDEILSSAATAYRIEVSTDGREWRSVYETSEGQGGTQAIKLAEPVTARWIRMTSTKRSNSNPVGLNGFQVYGVALSGRPAAEGWTSWERGNTGPVPELKVAADGTVPLESGWSLTIDDFAGTADGAELSRAGVDVRSWLPATVPGTVLGTLVDQGHLPDPVAGFNNMRIPEALSRHTWWYRRALRLPRGLDMSAGRRIWLEFDGINHEATAWVNGVRVGSVAHPFARAAFDITDALAGHREHVLAVHVTPMPHPGTPGDKGTDGRTFLQSAHHYLDAPTYLAVSGWDWMPAVRDRVTGLWDHVRLRSTGAVVVGDPHVQTTLPDLPGTGTAEVTIRVPVRNAAATATTVTVRAEFDKVRVESTVTVPAGGDTTVTFAPDRFGALRLRNPRLWWPNGYGDPHLYDLSLTATVKRSVSDRRQLRFGIREFDYDWHQPIVISPPGKPPLEFVDGAATQTVTFDRQHARHVRIQAGQRATGWGISMFSLSVADGTGPDLALRREATASSTENDTNVAAKAVDGDPTTRWASQAEDNQWIQVDLGAAVDFDRVTISWEQAYALDYRVQVSTDGGAWTDVKSVSNDTPLGSRATQVETFPSQTARHLRIQTGARVTSWGVSMWTLSVQRQAEPTVDLALGRTATASSSDGDSNGPERAVDGNPRTRWSSKFEDNQWIQVDLGSPVAFDQVTIVWEQAYARDFVIQVSDDGQRWTDVKAVSNAITQLKISVNGVPVFARGGNWGWDELLRRVLPDRLADTVEMHRDMNFTMIRNWLGSSNREELYQACDEQGILVWNDFWQAGQFLPNPPGYVDIAADTIRRFRHHPSIVVWCGANEGDPPPIVDAGLKHAAATEHPEILYIPNSAGGIVSGHGPYHWVEPGTYNNRNTYDTGAFGFHTEIGMPVIPVVESMRNLVGDAPQWPISEVWNYHDWSTIGNQRVGTYQAAIDARLGESDSLDDFAARAQFVNYESHRAMFEAWNANLWQDATGLLLWMSHPAWHSTVWQTYDYDLDVNGAYYGARKGCEPLHVQADPGTWQVRVVNHTTAALTGVTVTARRYDLNGRALGTPQRQKVDVARSSTTAVFPLAAPDGGGLHLVRLELRDDRDRLLTENTYWRYDQAEQMRALNDLPRARLSTTTGVVRVVNGRSTVTTTVRNQGRAVAALVRLAVRDKRGNRVLPARYDDNYFWLLPGETRQVRISWPARPNLARAVTVTAEAYN
- a CDS encoding CCA tRNA nucleotidyltransferase; the protein is MSEASAPHAADRRELTAAQRNAVAELLRVSPVADELGRRFVRAGHELHLVGGSVRDALLGRLGDDLDFCTDAHPDETLRIIKGWAESIWETGREFGTIGLQRDGLRLEITTFRAESYDQVSRNPVVVYGTSLDEDLKRRDFTINAMAVSLPEHRFTDPHGGLDDLSAKIIRTPSTPGESFGDDPLRMLRAARFAAQLRFAVHPDVRTAMTEMAADLDRITAERVRDEFTKLLCGTDPITGLRLLVDTGLAERFLPELTGLKLEIDEHAQHKDVYEHTLTVVENAVSFEEEGCDFILRMAALMHDVGKPATKAVGSDGRVSFHHHEVVGARLTKARMKAMRYPKEITAKVTALVALHLRFYGYGRGEWTDSAVRRYVADAGDLLPRLHKLTRSDCTTRNRRKAAQLAADYDALEDRIARIAAEEDLARVRPDLDGNAIMELLGVPPGPVVGRAWKHLKEQRLEHGPLDRDAAEAELLRWARAEGLIT
- the murJ gene encoding murein biosynthesis integral membrane protein MurJ, which encodes MSGGLYRSANAAQDGGAGADVRPSDGATFISAEPLNQPAMESTAPPQEQVGEASAAANSAVMAVGSLVSRGTGFLRNLVIAAALGGALVGDAYTTAQILPGMVYEFLLGGVLTSVLIPVLVRRRKVDVDGGQAYAQRLLTLAVLALGVAALLAVAFASTLTWLYGSGPSNGDYSQLVTGLARLMLPMIFFSGLSALISAVLNTRGHFAAPMWAPILNNLVVIGTAGLYIAVFGAEIVRPEEMTTGRILLIGGGTLLGVAVQAAGLLPALRKVGFRWKLRFDFRALGLRELGRLGAWMICYVAVSQVGLIVLFNLLNRAGKENAAGPLIYNNVFLLLMTAHGIIAVSIITALMPRMSAAAADGRYADVAADLSRGTRTVTAVLAPIAVCYAVLATPIAFTLFRFGAFNADNATATSVVLLAAALALVPFAVSQLFTFAFYALPDTRTPALINIPVVALRIGVQVVLFVAFSASFAGAGMMIGNAVSYVAAAVGSAWLLRPRVGRIGLGEIMRTAGRVLVAALGAALIGLLVVKLLPGDDTPTRLQAIVQLVIGGAVIVGTYLGLAMVLRIGEITEVVGMVRRRLGR
- a CDS encoding protein kinase family protein, whose product is MPSSAGPSIDTITEGGRVTQVGEGQEADESAPPVMTFGAPTAGEILAERYELVEHINNDSAGRLVWRGVDVILRRPVAVVLRYPGGDSATEMLQAAVAASRVIHPNLVGVYDAIDEAERAYVVREWVDGQSLRDLAAEGPLDPARATAIGNAVASALAAVHATGMVHGNVHPGTVMISDEGRVVLADARTDGDDSQESDIRAVGGVLYFALTGHWPHAEAPLRGATAGHGRAAIPDAVRDAGGALAAPRQVRAGVPAYLDDLTMDLLDAEIAPPSSDVLAAELARLDVPAEEEHYLDNGGPLRFAADTEEEPSPLAAAGGRKVAIGIAGLLAVALVGLLIGISALGGKDKDPQDTAGATPSASAPAGDATPAAATVRNLRVQDIRIIDPDSSKRDELGDSNKIIDGDNDKGWETDRYPNATYGNLKAGMGVWLDLGSPHTVKSVQAVLSGRGATAKLLAGTAGYPATSNGDKQMVANYKTEIGVLKEHDGTTMTFNGFNADQKYRYLLLWFTELPAIGDEDGFRLGVQEITVQGS
- the sigM gene encoding RNA polymerase sigma factor SigM, which codes for MDGRDTATDLELLRAHATGDRDAFTVLFHRHRDRLWAVALRTLGDREEAADALQDALLSAHRAAGRFRGDSAVTTWLHRIVVNACLDRIRRRQAHPTVPLPDGNRSGDGSGTGGVEPAAPAQDHDTALVVRAALAALPVEQRAALVLVDVQGYPVAEVARILGVAEGTVKSRCARGRARMAVLLGHLRPATPSHPAPAARIADVPGVTPGNPRPAEGVGSGSVRYRQDANQEDA